In one Prosthecobacter fusiformis genomic region, the following are encoded:
- a CDS encoding PVC-type heme-binding CxxCH protein: MLRFLLACLLISSATAAPVSLFNGKNLNGWEGETTQVWRVVDGTIVGGSLEGNPQNEFLATKKQYRNFHLKLEYKLVGTEGFVNGGVQFRSVRIQEPPNEMMGYQADIGAGYSGCLYDESRRKKMLATAVKEIIEKAEKPGEWNTYEIIAEAERIRLIVNGVRTVDYTERGSDIAMKGHIALQIHGKCKAEIAYRNIVIEELPDALVPGEKEVLNRFGEPDAARSVLAPFKDGKFEVSDQEIIVFTGQTNLVREQKSGELESALTHALAEKAPRFRSMAWEGDTVYEQWRDLNFGDWKGQLQAVGAGIVIAQFGQVESFDGKTRLAEFQSSYNRLLDQFSSSTPRLVLIGPMPFEKTDAPHAPDLTLRNDDVGLYANAVRDIAKQRGALYVDLYTPLSERSSSQPRLTDNGLHLNEEGLRVVARLITSQLGVSISEADDLTALKAAIVEKNRLWFDCWRPANWSFVYGDRVTQMFGKPSENAPSLRESFESYKPLIATHDAHILAIARSVVPASAGSEKAASLPPPAEAGTTKPSPPPLTPAQQLAAFTVADGYEINLFASEELDVAKPTQFSWDERGRLYVACSPTYPHTLPGIQPNDYILILEDTNGDGQADKSTRFAEGLTMVQGVEPGDGGVYVCDFDQILHLKDTNGDGKADVKTVLYSGFGIGDTHQLVNSICHGPDGSLWFTQGLHAYSRVETAHGLAILEKAGVWKYNKRTQKMDAFFNGGKAGHNCWGVAFDDYNQVFHKSGDRPAGYFSTPGLIAMKDPDEYHPTGMLFDTNPKTNSIEIIGTRALPDDIQGNALIGGYFGSVVELHRFEDAGSGYKTTQLPKLVTSSDPSFRPVDVSVGPDGAMYLCDWFNPVIGHYQASYADPRRDRQHGRIWRITAKGRAPVKQPALAEMKPAELLAQLASRERWTRYQAKRLLFDGLTKDVIPAADEFIAKTPDEHHLMEVCGVYEAHEHVNESLLNRLLNAKDARIRAYAARVVGAWADRLPDALGQLAKAAHDEHPRVRLEAVVATARIPKAESVAVATQVLDHPMDKFLDYALRQAVRALQPQWQPALATLTFQQPAQAEYVKKIANAAPVITHPGKAVYDALCLNCHQPEGKGLPGIYPSIVGTDWIKGDPARLIKIVLHGLSGPIQVDGQEFKQMAPLPMPPMGLDDQQMADVLSYVRSNFGNDASPITPDQVKQVRAANSDRSTFWTQGELQ, translated from the coding sequence ATGTTACGCTTTCTTCTCGCCTGCCTGCTTATCTCCTCAGCCACTGCGGCCCCCGTATCCCTCTTCAACGGCAAAAACCTCAATGGTTGGGAAGGTGAAACAACCCAAGTCTGGCGCGTCGTGGATGGCACCATCGTTGGCGGCTCCTTGGAGGGAAACCCGCAGAACGAATTCCTGGCCACCAAAAAGCAGTATCGGAATTTTCACCTCAAGCTCGAATACAAGCTCGTCGGCACCGAGGGGTTTGTGAATGGTGGCGTCCAGTTCCGCTCCGTCCGCATCCAGGAGCCGCCCAATGAAATGATGGGTTATCAGGCGGATATCGGCGCAGGTTACAGCGGCTGCCTTTATGATGAATCCCGGCGCAAAAAGATGCTGGCCACCGCCGTCAAAGAGATCATCGAAAAAGCCGAGAAACCTGGCGAGTGGAACACTTATGAGATCATCGCCGAGGCCGAGCGCATCCGCCTCATCGTCAATGGTGTGCGCACTGTGGACTACACCGAGCGCGGCTCAGACATCGCCATGAAGGGCCACATCGCCCTCCAGATCCACGGCAAGTGCAAAGCCGAGATCGCCTACCGCAACATCGTTATTGAAGAACTACCCGATGCCCTTGTCCCGGGTGAAAAGGAAGTCCTCAACCGTTTTGGTGAGCCGGATGCAGCCCGCTCTGTCCTGGCTCCCTTCAAGGATGGAAAATTTGAAGTCAGCGACCAGGAAATCATCGTCTTCACCGGTCAGACCAACCTCGTACGCGAGCAAAAATCCGGCGAGCTGGAATCCGCCCTCACCCATGCACTCGCTGAAAAAGCTCCCCGCTTCCGAAGCATGGCCTGGGAGGGCGATACCGTTTATGAGCAGTGGCGTGACCTCAACTTTGGCGATTGGAAAGGCCAGCTCCAGGCCGTCGGCGCAGGCATCGTCATCGCCCAGTTCGGCCAGGTGGAATCCTTCGATGGCAAAACCCGCCTCGCCGAATTCCAGTCATCCTACAATCGTTTGTTAGACCAGTTTAGCAGCAGCACCCCGCGCCTTGTCCTCATTGGCCCCATGCCCTTTGAGAAAACCGACGCCCCACACGCGCCCGACCTCACCCTCAGGAACGACGACGTCGGCCTTTATGCCAATGCTGTGCGGGACATCGCCAAGCAGCGCGGTGCCCTGTATGTGGACCTTTACACGCCCCTGTCCGAGCGCAGCTCCAGCCAGCCGCGCCTCACCGACAACGGCCTGCATCTCAATGAAGAAGGTCTGCGCGTCGTCGCCCGCCTCATCACCAGCCAGCTCGGCGTCTCCATCAGCGAGGCCGATGACCTCACCGCCCTCAAGGCCGCCATCGTTGAAAAAAACCGCCTCTGGTTCGACTGCTGGCGTCCCGCCAACTGGTCCTTCGTTTACGGAGATCGCGTCACCCAAATGTTCGGCAAACCCTCCGAAAACGCCCCCTCACTGCGGGAAAGTTTCGAAAGCTACAAACCCCTCATCGCCACCCACGATGCCCACATCCTGGCGATAGCCCGCTCTGTAGTCCCGGCTTCAGCCGGTTCAGAAAAAGCTGCCTCCCTCCCCCCTCCGGCTGAAGCCGGGACTACAAAGCCCTCCCCTCCGCCCCTCACCCCCGCCCAGCAGCTCGCCGCCTTCACCGTCGCCGACGGCTACGAAATCAATCTCTTCGCTTCCGAAGAACTCGATGTCGCCAAGCCCACCCAGTTCTCCTGGGACGAGCGCGGTCGCCTTTACGTCGCCTGCTCCCCCACCTACCCACACACACTTCCCGGCATCCAGCCCAACGATTACATCCTCATCCTCGAAGACACCAATGGCGATGGCCAGGCGGACAAATCCACCCGCTTTGCCGAAGGCCTCACCATGGTCCAGGGCGTCGAGCCCGGCGATGGCGGCGTTTACGTCTGCGACTTTGACCAGATCCTCCACCTCAAGGATACGAATGGCGACGGCAAGGCCGATGTGAAAACCGTTCTATACTCAGGCTTCGGCATCGGGGATACTCATCAGCTCGTCAATTCCATCTGCCACGGGCCAGATGGCAGCCTCTGGTTCACCCAGGGCCTGCACGCGTATTCCCGCGTAGAAACCGCCCATGGCCTAGCCATTTTGGAGAAAGCCGGTGTCTGGAAGTATAACAAACGCACCCAGAAGATGGACGCCTTTTTCAATGGCGGCAAAGCCGGGCACAACTGCTGGGGAGTCGCCTTCGATGACTATAACCAGGTCTTCCACAAAAGCGGTGACCGCCCCGCCGGATACTTTAGCACCCCCGGCCTCATCGCCATGAAAGACCCCGATGAATACCATCCGACAGGCATGCTCTTCGATACCAATCCCAAGACCAATTCCATCGAGATCATCGGCACCCGAGCCCTCCCGGATGACATCCAGGGCAACGCTCTCATTGGCGGATACTTCGGCAGCGTCGTGGAACTGCACCGGTTCGAAGATGCAGGCTCCGGGTATAAAACCACCCAGTTGCCCAAGCTCGTCACCTCGTCCGATCCCTCCTTCCGTCCCGTGGATGTCAGCGTCGGTCCCGACGGTGCCATGTATCTATGCGACTGGTTCAATCCCGTCATCGGCCACTATCAGGCCAGTTATGCCGACCCGCGTCGCGACCGCCAGCATGGCCGCATCTGGCGCATCACCGCCAAGGGCCGCGCTCCTGTAAAGCAGCCAGCCTTGGCCGAAATGAAGCCCGCCGAACTCCTCGCCCAGCTCGCCTCGCGTGAGCGCTGGACCCGCTACCAGGCCAAGCGCCTGCTCTTCGACGGCCTAACCAAAGATGTTATCCCCGCTGCTGATGAATTCATCGCCAAAACCCCGGACGAGCATCATCTCATGGAAGTTTGCGGTGTCTATGAGGCCCACGAGCACGTCAATGAATCCCTACTCAACCGCCTGCTGAACGCCAAGGATGCCCGCATCCGCGCCTATGCTGCCCGCGTCGTCGGAGCCTGGGCAGACCGGCTTCCCGATGCACTCGGTCAGCTCGCCAAAGCCGCCCATGATGAGCATCCACGAGTGCGCCTGGAGGCTGTCGTCGCAACCGCGCGCATCCCGAAAGCCGAATCTGTGGCAGTGGCCACCCAGGTGCTGGATCATCCCATGGACAAGTTTCTCGACTACGCCCTCCGGCAGGCCGTGCGTGCCCTCCAGCCCCAGTGGCAGCCTGCCCTGGCCACCCTCACCTTTCAGCAACCCGCCCAGGCGGAGTATGTCAAAAAGATCGCCAACGCCGCTCCAGTCATCACCCACCCAGGAAAAGCCGTCTATGATGCCCTCTGCCTCAATTGCCACCAGCCTGAAGGCAAGGGCCTGCCAGGGATTTACCCCAGCATTGTCGGGACCGACTGGATCAAAGGTGACCCCGCCCGCCTCATCAAGATCGTCCTCCATGGCCTCAGCGGCCCCATCCAGGTGGATGGTCAGGAGTTCAAACAAATGGCCCCGCTGCCCATGCCCCCCATGGGCCTGGATGACCAGCAGATGGCTGACGTGCTCAGCTACGTTCGTTCCAATTTCGGCAATGATGCCAGCCCCATCACCCCGGATCAGGTGAAGCAGGTGCGCGCAGCCAACAGTGACCGCAGCACCTTCTGGACCCAGGGCGAACTGCAATGA
- the ilvA gene encoding threonine ammonia-lyase — translation MKAAPDCTVSLSEIMAARLRLNGAIARTPCVESAALSELTGARIFCKQEHLQRTGSFKERGARNALAQLTPEQSSRGVIAASAGNHALGLSWHGRALGIPVTVVMPRFAPLVKLARCRQFGATVVLHGDTFDEARSEATRLAEEKKLTYVHPFDDPQVIAGQGTLAFEILEQVPDAEAIIVPVGGGGLLAGVATVLQALKPDLQIIGVEPANAACFAAGLASDGPVRISTRYTLADGLAVAEAGRNTLAIARPLVNRMVMVGEEELALAMLRLAELDKCVIEGAGAAGLAAFLGGHLPDLTGRRVVVLLTGGNIDPLAHSRVIERGLAADGRIYRFDVLLSDRPGGLAHLSAVLAAAGANVTEIVHNRTFSGPDLSRVHVLCTIETRDRAHIAEVQQRLADNGVEIAQADRSILPK, via the coding sequence ATGAAAGCCGCCCCCGACTGCACCGTCTCGCTCTCCGAAATCATGGCCGCGCGCCTGCGTCTGAACGGGGCCATCGCACGCACACCTTGCGTGGAATCCGCCGCCCTGAGTGAACTGACCGGAGCACGCATCTTTTGCAAGCAGGAGCATCTGCAGCGCACGGGCAGTTTCAAGGAGCGCGGCGCACGCAATGCACTCGCCCAGTTGACGCCGGAACAGTCCTCACGCGGTGTCATCGCCGCCTCCGCCGGCAATCACGCCCTGGGCCTTTCCTGGCATGGGCGCGCATTGGGCATTCCTGTGACCGTCGTGATGCCCCGCTTTGCCCCGCTGGTAAAACTGGCCCGCTGCCGCCAGTTCGGTGCCACCGTCGTCCTGCATGGAGATACTTTTGATGAAGCCCGCAGCGAGGCCACCCGCTTGGCTGAAGAAAAGAAGCTGACCTATGTGCACCCCTTTGATGATCCCCAAGTCATCGCCGGACAGGGCACCCTGGCTTTTGAAATCCTCGAGCAGGTGCCAGATGCGGAGGCCATCATCGTCCCCGTCGGCGGCGGCGGTCTGCTCGCAGGTGTCGCCACCGTCCTTCAGGCGCTCAAACCGGACCTGCAAATCATCGGCGTGGAGCCTGCCAATGCGGCCTGTTTTGCCGCCGGGCTGGCCTCAGACGGTCCCGTGCGTATCTCCACCAGATACACCTTGGCCGATGGCCTTGCCGTGGCGGAGGCAGGCAGGAACACCCTGGCCATCGCCCGTCCCTTAGTGAACCGCATGGTCATGGTCGGGGAGGAAGAACTCGCCCTCGCCATGCTGCGGCTGGCTGAGCTGGATAAGTGCGTGATCGAAGGAGCCGGAGCCGCCGGACTCGCAGCTTTCCTCGGCGGGCATCTTCCAGATCTCACAGGCCGCCGTGTTGTCGTTTTACTCACGGGTGGCAATATTGATCCCTTGGCCCACAGCCGGGTGATCGAGCGCGGCCTCGCTGCCGATGGCCGCATCTACCGGTTCGATGTGCTGCTAAGCGACCGCCCAGGCGGCCTAGCCCACCTTTCAGCCGTGCTTGCAGCCGCCGGTGCCAATGTGACCGAGATCGTCCACAACCGCACCTTCTCCGGCCCAGACCTTTCCCGGGTGCATGTGCTCTGCACCATCGAGACCCGCGACCGGGCGCACATCGCCGAAGTCCAGCAGCGGCTGGCCGATAACGGCGTAGAAATCGCCCAGGCAGACCGCTCCATCCTTCCCAAGTAA
- a CDS encoding alpha-ketoacid dehydrogenase subunit beta, giving the protein MSITYLEAIREAQYEALRSDPNVFLYGQDISTFGGAFKATKNLSREFPGRVFDSPISEDAMIGMAVGAAIEGARPIIEMQFADFSSVGFNQIVNQAATLYWRTNTPCPITIRMPSGGTAGSGPFHSQSMESIYAHYPGIVILTPATVEDAYWMLLQSVKLNDPVIFCEHKFLYYHLKAEGFGDNLPIGKARIARPGRDATVVTYSAMLHEALKSAEELQMDGYQVEVVDLRSVKPMDTDTILASVSRTGRLLAVGEAFPWGGVTAEIIARVSSEAFHMLDAPPMRLNSKDTPIPYHPNLWKSHRPTTNSITAALRDLLRY; this is encoded by the coding sequence ATGAGTATCACCTATCTCGAAGCCATTCGCGAGGCGCAGTATGAGGCGCTCCGCTCCGACCCCAACGTCTTCCTTTACGGACAGGACATCAGCACCTTCGGCGGGGCTTTCAAAGCCACTAAAAATCTCAGCCGCGAATTCCCCGGACGCGTCTTTGATTCCCCCATCAGTGAGGATGCCATGATCGGCATGGCCGTCGGGGCCGCTATCGAAGGCGCCCGCCCCATCATTGAGATGCAGTTTGCGGATTTCTCATCCGTCGGCTTTAACCAGATCGTCAACCAGGCCGCCACGCTTTACTGGCGCACGAATACCCCCTGCCCCATCACCATCCGCATGCCTTCTGGCGGCACCGCAGGCAGCGGCCCATTTCATAGTCAGAGCATGGAGAGCATCTATGCCCACTATCCCGGCATCGTCATCCTCACCCCCGCTACCGTCGAGGACGCCTACTGGATGCTTTTGCAAAGCGTTAAGCTCAATGATCCCGTCATCTTCTGCGAGCACAAGTTCCTCTATTACCACCTCAAGGCCGAAGGCTTCGGGGATAATCTTCCCATAGGCAAGGCCCGCATCGCCCGCCCTGGCCGAGATGCCACCGTCGTCACCTACAGCGCCATGCTTCATGAAGCGCTGAAATCCGCCGAGGAACTGCAAATGGACGGCTACCAAGTGGAGGTTGTGGACCTCCGCAGTGTCAAGCCCATGGATACGGATACCATCCTTGCCTCCGTCTCTCGCACCGGACGTCTCCTGGCCGTCGGCGAGGCCTTCCCCTGGGGTGGAGTCACCGCAGAAATCATCGCCCGCGTCAGCAGTGAGGCCTTCCACATGCTCGATGCCCCACCGATGCGCCTGAACTCCAAGGACACACCCATCCCCTACCATCCTAACCTCTGGAAAAGCCATCGCCCCACCACCAATAGCATCACCGCCGCCCTGCGTGACCTGCTGAGGTATTGA
- a CDS encoding thiamine pyrophosphate-dependent dehydrogenase E1 component subunit alpha: MPATSTLSSPDVAAPADLRDDFLKTLRCMIVSRILEEKLGSLYRAGGRIVGGVYLGRGQEAFSAAAGNNLRYGKDIYGPLIRDQAGRIAYGEPLLDAMRTYLGVVTGPMRGRDGNIHRGRPREGLMAMISHLGSLLSVVSGALFARRLRGTLGDTVGATSIGDGGTSTGAFHEGLNMAAVEKLPLIISVANNQFAYSTPTARQYACEDLVDRARGYGVDGHSVDGTDLLACVATFRTAFARARAGHGPQMVVGKLLRLGGHGEHDDASYIPDSAKHKHEARDCIEVAKQQALEFGWATETDFRTWEEEARREVDAAQAIASKEPTPDPYRETWHALSTSGLVEGQHG; encoded by the coding sequence GTGCCTGCTACCTCAACGCTATCCAGCCCTGATGTCGCCGCCCCTGCGGACCTGCGTGATGACTTCCTGAAGACATTGCGTTGCATGATCGTCTCCCGCATTTTGGAGGAGAAACTCGGCAGCCTCTACCGCGCTGGTGGCCGCATTGTCGGCGGCGTTTATCTGGGGCGTGGTCAGGAAGCATTCAGTGCCGCCGCCGGAAATAATCTCCGCTACGGCAAAGACATTTACGGCCCTCTCATTCGTGACCAGGCTGGCCGCATCGCCTATGGCGAGCCCCTTCTGGACGCCATGCGCACCTACCTGGGCGTCGTGACCGGCCCCATGCGTGGTCGCGATGGCAATATCCACCGGGGAAGGCCCCGTGAAGGTCTCATGGCCATGATTTCCCATCTAGGCAGCCTCCTTTCCGTCGTCTCCGGTGCCCTCTTTGCACGCCGCCTGCGCGGCACGCTGGGGGATACCGTCGGAGCCACCAGTATTGGCGATGGCGGCACCTCCACCGGCGCTTTTCACGAAGGTCTGAACATGGCCGCCGTGGAAAAACTCCCCCTCATCATTAGCGTCGCTAACAATCAGTTCGCCTATTCCACCCCCACAGCCCGCCAATATGCCTGTGAGGACCTCGTGGATCGCGCCCGTGGCTACGGTGTGGATGGACACAGCGTGGACGGTACAGACCTCCTCGCCTGCGTCGCCACCTTTCGTACCGCCTTCGCCCGCGCCCGCGCCGGTCACGGCCCCCAGATGGTCGTCGGAAAGCTCCTTCGCCTCGGCGGTCACGGGGAGCATGATGACGCTTCCTACATTCCTGATTCCGCCAAGCACAAACATGAAGCGCGCGATTGCATTGAGGTCGCCAAACAGCAGGCCCTGGAATTTGGCTGGGCCACCGAAACCGATTTCCGCACCTGGGAGGAAGAGGCCCGCCGCGAAGTTGACGCCGCGCAGGCCATCGCCAGCAAAGAACCCACCCCCGATCCCTACCGGGAAACCTGGCATGCCCTGTCCACCAGCGGGCTAGTAGAAGGACAGCACGGATGA
- a CDS encoding nucleotidyltransferase family protein, with the protein MKPTLLILAAGMGSRYGGLKQLDAMGPSGEVVLDYSVFDAIRAGFGKVVFVIRRDFEEQFRNQIGSKFGDRIAVDYAFQDINDLPVGFSVPEGRTKPWGTAHAVLAAEGVVNEPFLMINADDFYGRDAFAKIGADLSSPRPEDGKSHYSMVGFYLKNTLSDHGSVARGVCTRGADGMLSSVTEMTKIFRTSTGAENRETEPPLPLTGEEVVSMNFFGFTPDIFGHLRTAFTKFLETSGTDLKSECYVPKEVDVLIRDGKADVTVLESNDSWFGVTYPEDKADVVASIRALVAAGAYPENLWA; encoded by the coding sequence ATGAAACCCACTCTCCTCATCCTCGCTGCCGGCATGGGCAGTCGTTACGGCGGTCTCAAACAGCTCGATGCCATGGGCCCTTCCGGCGAGGTCGTGCTCGATTATTCCGTCTTTGACGCCATCCGCGCCGGTTTCGGCAAAGTCGTCTTCGTCATCCGGCGGGATTTTGAAGAGCAGTTCCGCAATCAGATCGGCAGCAAGTTCGGCGACCGGATCGCCGTCGATTATGCCTTCCAGGACATCAATGATCTCCCCGTCGGCTTCTCCGTGCCAGAAGGTCGCACCAAGCCCTGGGGCACCGCCCATGCCGTGCTGGCAGCGGAAGGCGTCGTCAATGAGCCCTTTCTCATGATCAATGCGGATGACTTTTATGGCCGCGATGCCTTTGCTAAAATCGGCGCAGATCTCTCCTCCCCTCGCCCAGAAGACGGCAAGAGCCACTACTCCATGGTCGGTTTTTATCTGAAAAACACCCTTTCAGACCACGGCAGCGTCGCCCGTGGCGTATGCACCCGCGGTGCTGACGGCATGCTCAGTTCCGTCACGGAAATGACCAAGATCTTCCGCACCTCCACCGGTGCAGAAAACCGCGAAACCGAGCCCCCCCTTCCCCTCACAGGAGAGGAAGTCGTCTCCATGAATTTCTTCGGTTTCACCCCGGACATCTTCGGCCACCTGCGCACCGCCTTCACCAAATTCTTGGAAACCAGCGGCACCGACCTCAAGTCCGAGTGCTATGTGCCCAAAGAAGTGGATGTCCTCATCCGCGATGGCAAAGCGGATGTCACGGTCCTGGAATCCAATGATTCTTGGTTCGGCGTCACCTACCCTGAAGACAAGGCCGACGTCGTCGCCAGCATTCGCGCCCTCGTCGCAGCCGGTGCCTATCCTGAAAATCTCTGGGCCTAG
- the tuf gene encoding elongation factor Tu, with protein MAKEAFQRNKPHVNIGTIGHVDHGKTTLTAAITTTLATKGFAEARKYDDIDAAPEEKARGITINTAHVEYQTEKRHYAHVDCPGHADYVKNMITGAAQMDGAILVCSAADGPMPQTREHILLARQVGVPAIVVFLNKVDMVDDAELLDLVEMEVRDLLSKYEFPGDDIPIVKGSALKALEGDEAQRANIFKLMDAVDEYIPLPERPIDQDFLMPVEDVFAIEGRGTVCTGRVERGIVKKMSEVEIIGIRDTIKTTVTDIEMFRKLLDEGRAGDNVGLLLRGVKKTDIERGQVIAKPGSVKPHKKFQAEIYVLSKDEGGRHTPFFNNYRPQFYFRTTDVTGSVTLPEGVEMVMPGDNVSITVELITPIAMEKTIRFAIREGGKTVGAGRVADILD; from the coding sequence ATGGCTAAAGAAGCATTCCAACGCAACAAGCCGCACGTGAACATTGGCACCATCGGCCACGTTGACCACGGCAAAACCACGCTGACAGCGGCGATCACGACGACACTCGCAACCAAAGGGTTTGCAGAAGCTCGCAAGTATGATGACATCGACGCTGCTCCTGAAGAAAAGGCACGCGGTATCACCATCAACACCGCTCACGTGGAATACCAGACCGAAAAGCGTCACTACGCTCACGTTGACTGTCCTGGACACGCTGACTATGTGAAGAACATGATCACCGGTGCTGCCCAGATGGACGGCGCTATCCTGGTCTGCTCTGCAGCCGACGGCCCAATGCCACAGACCCGTGAGCACATCCTGCTCGCTCGTCAGGTGGGTGTGCCAGCCATCGTGGTCTTCCTTAACAAGGTGGACATGGTGGACGACGCCGAACTCCTCGACCTCGTCGAAATGGAAGTTCGTGACCTCCTTTCCAAGTATGAATTCCCTGGCGACGACATTCCGATCGTCAAGGGTTCCGCCCTCAAGGCTCTCGAAGGTGACGAAGCGCAGCGCGCTAACATCTTCAAACTCATGGACGCTGTGGATGAATACATCCCGCTTCCTGAGCGCCCGATCGACCAGGACTTCCTGATGCCAGTTGAAGACGTGTTCGCGATTGAAGGTCGTGGCACTGTTTGCACGGGCCGTGTGGAGCGTGGTATCGTCAAGAAGATGTCCGAAGTCGAAATCATCGGCATCCGTGACACCATCAAGACCACCGTCACCGACATCGAAATGTTCCGCAAGCTGCTCGACGAAGGTCGTGCTGGCGACAACGTGGGTCTCCTCCTTCGTGGCGTGAAGAAAACCGACATCGAGCGCGGTCAGGTCATCGCCAAGCCAGGTTCTGTGAAGCCTCACAAGAAGTTCCAGGCTGAGATCTACGTCCTTTCCAAGGACGAAGGTGGCCGTCACACTCCTTTCTTCAACAACTATCGCCCACAGTTCTACTTCCGCACCACGGACGTGACTGGCAGCGTGACCCTTCCTGAAGGTGTTGAAATGGTGATGCCTGGTGACAACGTCTCGATCACTGTCGAGCTGATCACCCCGATCGCTATGGAAAAGACCATCCGTTTCGCTATCCGTGAAGGTGGCAAGACAGTGGGTGCCGGTCGTGTGGCCGACATCCTCGACTAG
- a CDS encoding preprotein translocase subunit SecE: MSSIRTYLGEVYIELKKANWPWDPKEKGFAKYKELIDSTIVVFIAMLLLGAFVAFFDTALRGAFEALAKWIAG, from the coding sequence ATGAGCAGCATCCGCACCTATCTTGGTGAAGTTTACATTGAACTCAAGAAAGCCAATTGGCCGTGGGACCCGAAAGAAAAGGGTTTTGCGAAATACAAGGAGCTGATCGATTCGACGATTGTCGTTTTTATCGCGATGCTTTTGCTTGGTGCTTTCGTGGCATTTTTCGACACCGCTTTGCGCGGGGCTTTTGAGGCCTTGGCCAAGTGGATCGCCGGCTGA
- the nusG gene encoding transcription termination/antitermination protein NusG, with translation MGAIPAPRDQWYVIHVRSGFEQKVRDSMVRRIQTEEMGDYIFEVLVPTERVSEVKKGKRSETNRKFFPGYVIANCYLLNEHNQLVDRTWYFVKETDGVLNFAGTKDHPIPMRQREVDGMLAQVRDKDDSVVPKIAFTVGDSVRVADGPFESQTGIIEEIDPERGVLRVSVNIFGRSTPVDLEYWQVEKA, from the coding sequence ATGGGAGCTATCCCCGCCCCTCGCGATCAATGGTACGTGATTCACGTGCGCTCCGGCTTCGAACAGAAAGTCCGGGACAGCATGGTGCGCCGTATTCAGACAGAAGAGATGGGTGATTACATCTTTGAAGTGCTTGTGCCTACGGAGCGTGTCTCCGAAGTGAAGAAAGGCAAGCGCTCGGAGACCAATCGGAAGTTTTTCCCCGGTTACGTGATCGCCAACTGCTACCTGCTTAACGAGCACAATCAGCTCGTGGACCGCACGTGGTATTTCGTCAAGGAAACCGATGGTGTGCTCAACTTTGCAGGTACCAAGGATCATCCGATCCCCATGCGTCAGCGTGAGGTGGACGGGATGCTGGCCCAGGTGCGCGACAAGGATGACTCGGTCGTGCCGAAGATCGCTTTCACGGTGGGCGACAGCGTCCGCGTGGCAGACGGTCCATTCGAGAGCCAGACGGGTATCATCGAGGAAATCGATCCTGAGCGCGGCGTGTTGCGTGTCTCGGTGAACATCTTCGGCCGTTCTACTCCGGTGGACCTCGAATACTGGCAGGTGGAGAAAGCCTGA
- the rplK gene encoding 50S ribosomal protein L11, producing the protein MAKEIVKLIKLQIKAGAANPAPPIGPALGQAGVNIMAFCKEFNAATQKSSGDVLPTVITVYKDKSFTFITKQPPASNILKKVANIASGSGESAKKKVAKISKAQLLEATKMKLVDLNTTDLERASRIMAGTARQMGIEITD; encoded by the coding sequence ATGGCCAAAGAAATCGTCAAACTCATCAAGCTCCAGATCAAGGCTGGTGCTGCTAACCCCGCTCCGCCCATCGGTCCTGCGCTCGGTCAGGCTGGCGTGAACATCATGGCCTTCTGCAAGGAGTTCAATGCTGCCACGCAGAAGTCCAGCGGCGACGTCCTGCCGACCGTGATCACGGTTTACAAGGATAAGAGCTTCACCTTCATCACGAAGCAGCCCCCTGCTTCCAACATTCTGAAGAAGGTGGCGAACATCGCCTCCGGCTCTGGCGAATCCGCCAAAAAGAAAGTTGCCAAAATCAGCAAGGCCCAGCTTCTGGAAGCTACCAAGATGAAGCTGGTGGACTTGAATACTACTGACCTGGAGCGTGCCTCACGCATCATGGCCGGAACCGCCCGCCAGATGGGCATTGAAATCACCGACTAA